In Thermodesulfobacteriota bacterium, the genomic stretch GTCAGAAGGAACTTCTTCTGGTCGTCGATGTCAACGAAGGTTAAGACGACGCCATCAATTACGTTATCGCTTGTTCGATAGGGCATAATTTTCATCCTGTACCAATGCCCATCCTTTGTCTGTACCTCCTTTTGCACAAAAACGAGAGACCTAAGCACGCCTTCGACATCCTCGATCAGATTTTCATAGAGTAAATTTGATGCGATATGGGCGATCGGGCGACCGACATCCGAGGCAATCAGGTTTATTATTTTATTTGCTTCAGGAGTAAACCTTTTTATTTTTAGGTTGTTACTCAGAAAAATCGTCGCTATTTGAGTGCTATCGAGCAGGTTTTTCATATCATTATTAATCTCGGTCAATTCATCTATCTTGCCCTGGAGCTCGGAATTAACGGTCACCAGCTCTTCATTCAAGGATTGAGTTTCCTCTTTTGCCGTCTCCAGCTCTTCGTTTGTGCTCTGTAATTCTTCGTTTGATGATTGGAGCTCCTCGTTTGTAGACTTCAACTCCTCGTTAGCCGTCTCCAGTTCTTCGATCGTAGTTTGGAGGCTTTCCTTTGTATACTTTAGCTCTTGCTCCAGTTCTAGTATGCGTTTTCTGGAATCCCTATCCCCGGTAATTTTGCCTTTACTTATCTCGCTGTCTTCGACGCGTTTTACGTCCTCAAATATAACCATGATCAAACCATCGTTTTGAGCGAAAACGGGAACTGGCTTAATGGATAGGTTGATTAACTGGTAGCCGCCGTTGGTATGGACTCTCACATTCTTGCTTACTACCCCACTTTTCTGGGACAGGTACTTATGTATGGCACGCTCAAGGGGAGTTTTCAGCCCCTCTCTAGCCATGGATATTATATTCATCTTGGCTATCCCGGAGGAGGGTTCAAGATATTTTCCAGTGCGGCCGTGAATATAAATGATGTCGCATTTCTGGTCTACTATCACACAAGGCGGTGCGTATTTATCCAGCAGCATTTTCTCTATATAATCAGAAAGCCCGACGGTCTTATCTCTCTTTTTCACCTCACCGGCGGTGACCTCTGGAGCATTGTAGGAAACCGGCAGGGTTGGGAACTCCACTGCTGAATGACTAGAGGCCAACATATCTTTACGCTTGAAGAATTTCCATTTCTTATCGAACGTATCAAAGAGGTCGGTAAAACCCCCAATTGTTTCGGAGGACCCCAGGAAAAGGATGCCCTCGGGCTTAAGAACATAGTGAAAAAGCGGTAACACCTTCTTTTGTAGTTCGGCATCAAAATAAATCAGCAGGTTACGGCAGCTTATCATATCCAGCTTTGAAAACGGGGGGTCTTTTATGACATCTTGAGTAGCAAAGACCAACATCTCTCGAATCTCTTTGTTAATATGATAGGTGTTACCTCTCTTGGTAAAAAACCGCTTCAAGCGCTCCACAGAAACATCCACAGCGATGCTGTCTGGGTAAATACCCTGCCGGGCCGTTTCTATGGCATCTTCATCGATGTCCGTGGCAAAAATTTGGACTTTGACGTCGAAACCTTCTTTCACAATATACTCCCTGAGTGTTATAGCGATTGAATAAGCCTCTTCTCCAGTAGAGCATCCAACCACCCAGATGCGAATATTATCATCAGGAGATCTCCCTTTAAGTAGATGCGGATATACCTTTGTCTTTAGCACATCAAAAGCGTCCTTGTCTCTAAAAAAGTTGGTAACGCCGATTATTATCTCTTTAAAAAGCAGGTTAATTTCATGGGGATGTTCCTGCATGTAGCGCACATAGTCCGATAATTTATCTACCTGATGAACACCCATACGGCGCTCTATCCTTCTCAGAATGGTGTTCTTCTTATAAAGGGAGAAGTCGTGCCCGGTCTGGCTGCGAAGCAAAATCAATATCTTTTGCAACGAGTCCGGCATCTTGGCGGCAGTCTCGGAATCTTTCTTGACGGCCCGAACCTTTGAATAACTCACATATTTAATTAACGCCTCAGGCATTTTTTCGGGGGGTAATACATAATCTACGAGCCCCGTATCAATAGCGCTTCTGGGCATACCGTCGTATTTCGCGGTTAGTGGGTCTTGAACCATCACCATGCCACCGCTTCCTTTAATCGCCTTCAAGCCAACCGTACCGTCAGTACCGGTTCCAGATAGAATTATGCAGATAGCCCTTTCACCTTGATCATCCGCTAAACTCCTCAAGAAATAATCGATCGGGTGTCTTTGACCTCGGGGCGCTAAAGGCTCCATCAAATGTAGCCTTTCCTGCATTACGCTCAGGTCATTATTCGGCGGGATCACGTAGATAGTATTCGGGCGTATCCTCACGCCGTCCTTGGCTTCTATAACCTCCATCCGGGTGCACCTTTTTATCAGGTCGACCATGATGCTTTTATGGGTGGGGTCTAAATGAGGAACCAATATGAATGCCATACCGCTATCCGGGGGCATATTCCTGAAAAACTGCTCAAATGCCTCTAGTCCCCCGGCAGAAGCACTCATGCCTACCACATGGAAGGAATTTGCCCGCTTCTTGGCTCCGGGACTTAAGACCGGCTTCTTCTTGTTCACAGTTTCTTTTGTTTTTATCTTTTTGATATTAGAGTCCTTATTCCTCCTCCCTTTTGGATCTTCTTTTTTTCTCCTTTCTCTCATATCCGGCACCTCGTACTACACTATAATTACACTCTACTACATTTTGATTAAGAAATCACGATTAATATGGATAGTAGGAAACAGGAAGGGGAATTCTATTCAGGATTCGTAAGGAATGTATATATGCGCCCCCTAGGCTGTTTGTAAGGCAGGTTACCTCTGGAAATACATAAGACAAAAAACACGAGCCTTTCCACCCATGTTTTGCTCAATCCCTTGAAACCAGCATTGTCCTCCCAAGGTTATCAAGCACGGTCATTGAATAGCAGGCCCTCGGAGAAAACTATAATTTTCTGTGGTAAATTATGATTGATGTTTTCAGAGGTAAAAAGATTTGTTTTTCTCAACCCTCCAGGATTGTTGGAAGGCATATTAATCTCTCTTTTAATCATCATAGTCCTATACAGTTCGATAAAGAGCACAAGGCTACTGAGCTCGCCTAAAAAAAGAATCATTCTTATTTCCCTCCACTTAATTTCTTTTATTATGCTCTTTTTTATACTGTTAAATCCGGCTCTAAGGACCGAGAATTATGAGGAAGAAAAACCAAAACTGGCTATCCTGGTCGATAACTCCTGGAGCATGAACCTCCCGGCAGAAGAAGAAGGAAACTCAAGAATCAATGCGGTAAGGGATTTTTTCAACCAGCATGAAC encodes the following:
- a CDS encoding CheR family methyltransferase, with product MRERRKKEDPKGRRNKDSNIKKIKTKETVNKKKPVLSPGAKKRANSFHVVGMSASAGGLEAFEQFFRNMPPDSGMAFILVPHLDPTHKSIMVDLIKRCTRMEVIEAKDGVRIRPNTIYVIPPNNDLSVMQERLHLMEPLAPRGQRHPIDYFLRSLADDQGERAICIILSGTGTDGTVGLKAIKGSGGMVMVQDPLTAKYDGMPRSAIDTGLVDYVLPPEKMPEALIKYVSYSKVRAVKKDSETAAKMPDSLQKILILLRSQTGHDFSLYKKNTILRRIERRMGVHQVDKLSDYVRYMQEHPHEINLLFKEIIIGVTNFFRDKDAFDVLKTKVYPHLLKGRSPDDNIRIWVVGCSTGEEAYSIAITLREYIVKEGFDVKVQIFATDIDEDAIETARQGIYPDSIAVDVSVERLKRFFTKRGNTYHINKEIREMLVFATQDVIKDPPFSKLDMISCRNLLIYFDAELQKKVLPLFHYVLKPEGILFLGSSETIGGFTDLFDTFDKKWKFFKRKDMLASSHSAVEFPTLPVSYNAPEVTAGEVKKRDKTVGLSDYIEKMLLDKYAPPCVIVDQKCDIIYIHGRTGKYLEPSSGIAKMNIISMAREGLKTPLERAIHKYLSQKSGVVSKNVRVHTNGGYQLINLSIKPVPVFAQNDGLIMVIFEDVKRVEDSEISKGKITGDRDSRKRILELEQELKYTKESLQTTIEELETANEELKSTNEELQSSNEELQSTNEELETAKEETQSLNEELVTVNSELQGKIDELTEINNDMKNLLDSTQIATIFLSNNLKIKRFTPEANKIINLIASDVGRPIAHIASNLLYENLIEDVEGVLRSLVFVQKEVQTKDGHWYRMKIMPYRTSDNVIDGVVLTFVDIDDQKKFLLTVERSFDFVQGIVNTVREPLIILDEDLRVVYANESFYRTFRVIKEETERKLIYELGNGQWDIPALRQLLHDVIPNKAYFNDFKVESEFEKIGRKTMLLNARLINLSSPQENLILLAIEDITGRNPV